The following DNA comes from Candidatus Methylomirabilota bacterium.
GCGCGCTCGCCGCGATCTGCTGGCTCGCGGCGCGCGGCGCGCCGGACGCGTCCCGACGAATACCGGCTTGACCCGCTTCGTCACAGGAGTGTTAAATGGCTGCGGTTTTGTCGTGAACGTCATCGGTGGTCGAGAGGAGGCGCCATGAGCGCGTTCGGGAGGTCGGTGGTGGCCGCGATCGCCGGAGTCGCCCTCGTCGTCGGGAGCGCCGCGGTGGCCGCGGCGCAGGGGCCGTGGGTCGCGCCGCCCGAGGCGAAGAATCTGAAGAATCCCGTCAAGGGCATCGACAACGCGAAGAAGCTCGTCGAGATCAACTGCGTGTCGTGTCACGGCACGAGCGGTCACGGCGACGGCCCCGCGGCCGCGGCGCTGCCGCCGCCCAAGCCCGCGAACTGGACCTCCGAGCGGGTGCAGAAGGAGACCGATGGCGAGCTCTTCTGGAAGATCTCGAACGGCCGTGGCGTGATGCCGCCCTGGAAGGACATGCTCAAAGAGAACGAGCGCTGGGCGATCATCAACTATATCCGGACGCTGAAGGGCAAGTAGACGTCCGCCACGGTGTCGCTCGACACGCCCCGCCGGACGGGCCGGCGGGGCGTTCGTCTATCCTGAGGCATGCGCGTCTCGACCATCGACGTGGGCACCAACACCGTGCGCCTGCTCGTGGCGGACGTGGAGGGGCCGGGCGCCTGGCGGGTCGTCACCCAGCACCAGACGGTGACGCGGCTCGGCGAGGGGCTCGCGGCGGCGGGCGCGCTCGGCGCGGCGCCGATGGCGCGTACGCTCGCCGTCGTCGCCGGCTACGTCGAGCGCGGCTGCGACCTCGGCGCGAGCGACGTGAGAATCGTCGCCACGAGCGCGGTGCGCGAGGCGGCGAACGGGCGCGCGTTCGCCGAAGCGGTCGAGCGGGCCACCGGCCGCCGCGTGGAGGTCGTGAGCGGCGAGGACGAGGCGCGGCTCATGCTCCGCGGCGTGCGGTCCGGGCTCGGGCGCCTCGACGGGCGCGTCGTCGTGTTCGACATCGGCGGCGGCAGCACGGAGTACGTCCTGGCCGAGGGCGAGCGGATCCTCGCCGCCGTCAGCCTGAGGCTCGGCGTCGTGCCCCTCGCCGAGCGGTTCCCGTTCCCCGCGCGCGTGAACGCTGACGGGTGGACGCGGCTGCTCGGCGAGGTGCGAGGCCGGCTCGCCGCCGAGCTGCCGGCGCCGCTGCGCGGCGCGCGTCCCGAGCACCTCGTCGGCACCGCCGGCACCATGACGACCCTCGCCGCGCTCGACCTCGGCCTCGCCCACTACGACCCGGCGCGGGTCCAGGGCCACGCGCTCTCGCGCGCGGCGATCGAGCGGCGGCTCGCGCACCTCGGCGCCTTGAGCGTCGCCGCGCGCGCGGCGCTGCCGTGCCTCGAGCCCGGCCGCGCCGACCTCATCGTGCCAGGCATCGCGATCGTGCTGGCCACGCTCGATGCGGTCGGCGCCGACGGCGTGGTCGTGAGTGATTCCGGCCTGCGGGAGGGCATCCTTGCCGCCGCTGCGGACGCCGCTCCGTAGGCTCCCCGCGCGTCCGGCGGGCGTCGGCGCGATTTGACACTCCCGCGGCCGGCGTCTATCCTTAGTTGCTGATATGGACGACGTTGCCGTATTGGTGCTGAACTACACCTTCGAGCCGCTGCACTTCACCAACGCTCGCCGCGCGATCACGCTGCTCATGAGCGGAAAGGCCGAGTCCGTCGAAGCCTCGCCACGGGTGGTGAGGTCACCATCCGTGGCGTTCCCGCTTCCCGCCGTCATCCGCCTCGCGATCTACATCCGGAAGCCCTTTCTCGACCGGGTCGCGTTCAACAAGAAGAACATCCTCCGCCGCGACGGCTACACCTGCCAGTACTGCAACCGCCGCGGCGAGCGGCTGACCGTGGACCACATCGTGCCGCGCTCGCGCGGCGGCGAGACCACGTGGATCAACGTCGTGGCGGCGTGCCTCCGCTGCAATCTGCGGAAGGGGAACCGGATGCCCGACGAGGCCGGGATGCGCCTGATCCGCGAGCCCGTGCACCCGAAGTTCGTCTTCTCCACGCACATGCTCCGGCACCCGCACGCGAGCTCGCTGCTCGACTCGTGGCGGAAGTACCTGCTGGCCGTCCCGACGCCCTCCTGACGCCGCCCGCGGCCGTGTTCCGGCTCGCCTCCGAGTACTCGCCGCGCGGCGACCAGCCGCAGGCCATCGCGGCGCTCGACCGCTTCATCCGCGAGGAGCGGCGCCACGTCGTCCTCCGCGGCGTGACGGGCTCGGGCAAGACCTACACCATCGCCAACGTCATCGCCGACGCCGGACGCCCGACGCTCGTCATCTCGCCAAACAAGACGCTGGCGGCGCAGCTCTTCAGCGAGTTCCGGGCCTTCTTCCCGGATAACGCCGTCGAGTACTTCGTGTCCTACTACGACTACTACCAGCCCGAGGCGTATATTCCTCAATCGGACACCTACATCGAGAAAGACGCGCTCGTCAACGACGACATCGACCGGATGCGCCACTCGGCGACGAAATCGCTGCTCGAGCGGCGCGACGTCGTCGTCGTCGCCTCGGTCTCCTGCATCTACGGCATCGGCGAGCCCGACACCTATCAGGGCCTGCACCTCGTGCTCCGCGCGGGCGAGCGGATCGATCGCGACGAGATCATCCGTCGCCTGATCGCCGTGCAGTACGAGCGCAACGACTACGACTTCCACCGCGGCACCTTCCGCGTGCGCGGCGACGTCGTCGAGATCTTCCCGGCCAACGAGGAGTCGCTCGCCCTCCGCGTCGAGCTCTTCGGCGACGAGGTGGACGCGCTCCACCGCATCGATCCGCTCAAGGGCTCGGTGCTCGAACGCCTCGAGCAGGTGCACGTCTACCCCGCGAGCCATTACGTGACCGAGGCCGGGCAGCTCGAGCGCGCGATCGGGACGGTGCAGGAGGAGCTCGGGGAGCGGCTGGCCTTCCTCCGGCCGAAGAACCGGCTCCTCGAGGCGCAGCGGCTCGAGCAGCGGACGCTCTTCGACATGGAGATGCTGCGCGAGCTCGGCTACTGCCACGGCATCGAGAACTACTCGCGCCACCTCACCGGCCGGCGGCCGGGGGAGCCGCCGCCGACGCTGATCGACTACCTGCCGAAAGACGCGCTGATCATCATCGACGAGAGCCACGTCGCGGTGCCCCAGGTCCGCGGGATGTTCTACGGCGACCGCTCGCGCAAGGAGGCACTCGTCGAGTACGGCTTCCGGCTCCCCTCGGCGTTCGACAACCGGCCGCTGACGTTCGACGAGTTCACCCGCGCGACCGGTCAGACCATCTACGTCTCCGCGGCCCCGAGCGCGTACGAGGTCGCGCTCGCGGGCGACGCGGTGGTCGAGCAGGTGATCCGGCCGACGGGCCTCATGGACCCGAAGCTCACGGTCCGGCCCGCGAAGGACCAGGTGGACGACCTCCTCGCCGAGATCCGGGCGCGCGCCGAGCGCGAGGAGCGGGTCCTCGTGACCACGCTGACGAAGCGGATGGCCGAGGATCTGACCGAGTACTACCAGCAGGTGGGGCTCCGCGTGCGCTACCTCCACTCGGACATCGACACGCTCGACCGCGTGGCGGTCATCCGCGACCTCCGCCTCGGGAAGTTCGACTGCCTGATCGGCATCAACCTGCTCCGCGAAGGGCTCGACATCCCGGAGGTCTCCCTCGTCGCGATCCTCGACGCCGACAAGGAGGGCTACCTCCGCTCGGCGACCTCGCTCATCCAGACGGCGGGCCGCGCGGCCCGCAACGTCAACGGCGAGGTGATCATGTACGCGGACCACGTGACCGACTCGATGGCCGCGACGCTCCGCGAGACCGAGCGGCGGCGGGAGCTCCAGGGGGCGTTCAACCGGGAGCACGGGATCACGCCGGAGTCGATCCGCTCGGCGATCCGCGAGCTCCTCCAGACCGTCTACGAGCGCGACTACTACACGGTCGACGTCGAGGCGCCCGCCGAGGAGCGTTTCGGCTCGCCCGCCGAGCTCGCGAAGCGGGTCGCCGAGCTCGAGGCGCAGATGAAGGAGGCGGCGCGCCGCCTCGACTTCGAGCAGGCCGCCGAGCTGCGCGACCGGGTGAAGGCGCTCCGGAAGCGCGGGCTCGCATGACGCTCGAGGAGAAGCTCGCGCGGCTGCCCGACCGGCCCGGCGTCTACATCTACCGGGACGCGAAGGCCCAGGTCCTCTACGTCGGCAAGGCGGCGTCGCTCCGGAGCCGGGTCCGCTCGTACTTCCAGGAGTCGCGGCCGCGCGATCCGAAGACCGACGCCCTCGTCCGCCAGATCCGCGACCTCGAGTACATCGTCACCGACAACGAGCTCGAGGCGCTGATGCTCGAGGCCAACCTGGTGCGGAAGCACCGGCCCCGCTACAACATCATCTTGAGGGACGACAAGCACTATCCGTTCCTCAAGCTCACGACGAACGAGGACTTCCCGCGGCTCCTGGTCGCGCGGCGCGTGCAGGACGACGGCGCGGTCTACTACGGCCCGTTCTATCCCGCGACC
Coding sequences within:
- a CDS encoding HNH endonuclease, which produces MDDVAVLVLNYTFEPLHFTNARRAITLLMSGKAESVEASPRVVRSPSVAFPLPAVIRLAIYIRKPFLDRVAFNKKNILRRDGYTCQYCNRRGERLTVDHIVPRSRGGETTWINVVAACLRCNLRKGNRMPDEAGMRLIREPVHPKFVFSTHMLRHPHASSLLDSWRKYLLAVPTPS
- the uvrB gene encoding excinuclease ABC subunit UvrB — its product is MFRLASEYSPRGDQPQAIAALDRFIREERRHVVLRGVTGSGKTYTIANVIADAGRPTLVISPNKTLAAQLFSEFRAFFPDNAVEYFVSYYDYYQPEAYIPQSDTYIEKDALVNDDIDRMRHSATKSLLERRDVVVVASVSCIYGIGEPDTYQGLHLVLRAGERIDRDEIIRRLIAVQYERNDYDFHRGTFRVRGDVVEIFPANEESLALRVELFGDEVDALHRIDPLKGSVLERLEQVHVYPASHYVTEAGQLERAIGTVQEELGERLAFLRPKNRLLEAQRLEQRTLFDMEMLRELGYCHGIENYSRHLTGRRPGEPPPTLIDYLPKDALIIIDESHVAVPQVRGMFYGDRSRKEALVEYGFRLPSAFDNRPLTFDEFTRATGQTIYVSAAPSAYEVALAGDAVVEQVIRPTGLMDPKLTVRPAKDQVDDLLAEIRARAEREERVLVTTLTKRMAEDLTEYYQQVGLRVRYLHSDIDTLDRVAVIRDLRLGKFDCLIGINLLREGLDIPEVSLVAILDADKEGYLRSATSLIQTAGRAARNVNGEVIMYADHVTDSMAATLRETERRRELQGAFNREHGITPESIRSAIRELLQTVYERDYYTVDVEAPAEERFGSPAELAKRVAELEAQMKEAARRLDFEQAAELRDRVKALRKRGLA
- a CDS encoding cytochrome c — translated: MSAFGRSVVAAIAGVALVVGSAAVAAAQGPWVAPPEAKNLKNPVKGIDNAKKLVEINCVSCHGTSGHGDGPAAAALPPPKPANWTSERVQKETDGELFWKISNGRGVMPPWKDMLKENERWAIINYIRTLKGK